A genomic window from Halorubrum trapanicum includes:
- the aglJ gene encoding S-layer glycoprotein N-glycosyltransferase AglJ — protein sequence MSDHDDVCVLLPTMNEAETVARVVTDFRDAGFEEVLVIDGGSTDETRSIAREAGARVVEQSGRGKGQAVREAVRDHVEAPYVLMADADATYDADDAAAMLDPLLDGEADHVIGNRFADMRPGAMTRLNRIGNRLINLAFRAIHREGYRDILSGYRAFTRESFLRLHLTADGFGIETEMAVECVKNRVSVAVVPITYRERPGGSATNLHPIRDGGVIFLELYRKAKTNNPLFYFGSAGAAATAAGLGMGGFVLYRYLAFGISHQIIAVGAVGATILGIQLLVFGVLADMIHSLHREQIARYERAIDGDTVEGSSVADGDGPAVATDGNAEASRTTRTPGSEPDDGTGRDGRGD from the coding sequence ATGAGCGACCACGACGACGTCTGCGTCCTGTTGCCGACGATGAACGAGGCCGAGACGGTCGCACGCGTCGTCACGGACTTCCGCGACGCCGGGTTCGAGGAGGTCTTGGTGATCGACGGCGGCTCGACCGACGAGACGCGGTCGATCGCCCGCGAGGCCGGCGCGCGCGTCGTCGAGCAGTCGGGCCGCGGGAAGGGGCAGGCGGTCAGGGAGGCCGTCCGGGACCACGTCGAGGCCCCGTACGTGCTGATGGCGGACGCCGACGCCACGTACGACGCCGACGACGCCGCGGCGATGCTCGACCCGCTCTTGGACGGCGAGGCCGACCACGTCATCGGGAACCGGTTCGCGGACATGCGCCCGGGCGCGATGACGCGGCTGAACCGGATCGGGAACCGCCTGATCAACCTCGCGTTCCGGGCGATCCACCGCGAGGGCTACCGCGACATCCTCTCGGGGTACCGCGCGTTCACCCGCGAGTCGTTCCTGCGGCTCCACCTCACTGCGGACGGGTTCGGGATCGAGACGGAGATGGCCGTCGAGTGCGTGAAGAACCGCGTCTCGGTCGCCGTGGTCCCGATCACGTACCGGGAGCGACCCGGCGGCTCCGCGACGAACCTCCACCCGATCCGGGACGGCGGCGTGATCTTCCTGGAGCTGTACCGGAAGGCGAAGACGAACAACCCGCTGTTCTACTTCGGGAGCGCCGGCGCGGCCGCGACCGCGGCGGGGCTCGGGATGGGAGGATTCGTGCTCTACCGGTACTTGGCGTTCGGCATCAGCCACCAGATCATCGCCGTCGGCGCGGTCGGCGCGACGATCCTCGGGATCCAGCTGCTCGTGTTCGGCGTGCTCGCCGACATGATCCACTCGCTCCATCGCGAACAGATCGCGCGGTACGAGCGCGCGATCGACGGCGACACGGTCGAGGGGTCGTCGGTCGCTGACGGCGACGGTCCGGCGGTCGCGACCGACGGGAACGCCGAGGCGAGTCGCACGACGCGGACTCCCGGCTCCGAGCCCGACGACGGCACCGGCCGAGACGGCCGCGGCGACTGA
- a CDS encoding response regulator, whose translation MTERVLVVDDSSFQRTVVRDALEGRFEVVDEAEHGAEAVELFEAYEPDAVSMDVVMPEMTGIEATAAIKERWPDAVIVMCTSVDQQEKMMEAVKAGADGYVTKPVDADELVGEFESHLG comes from the coding sequence ATGACCGAGCGGGTGCTCGTCGTCGACGACTCCTCGTTCCAGCGGACCGTCGTCCGGGACGCGCTGGAAGGCCGGTTCGAGGTCGTCGACGAGGCGGAACACGGCGCAGAGGCGGTCGAGCTCTTCGAAGCGTACGAGCCGGACGCGGTGTCGATGGACGTCGTGATGCCGGAGATGACCGGGATCGAGGCGACCGCGGCGATCAAGGAGCGCTGGCCCGACGCGGTGATCGTGATGTGTACGAGCGTCGACCAGCAGGAGAAGATGATGGAGGCGGTGAAGGCGGGCGCCGACGGGTACGTGACCAAGCCCGTCGACGCCGACGAGCTGGTCGGCGAGTTCGAGAGCCATCTCGGGTGA
- a CDS encoding phosphate uptake regulator PhoU: METRKVQRLGPSTLAMTLPAEWAQEHGVNKGDEVSLRMGGKGTLTVLPESVSTEESEAVINADGLDARSLERAIVAQYVLGRRVIHVRSEGTLDSEHINAVYKAETQLMGLGVIEETPEDISIRCSVDPEDFTLDNLLERLENTGSTMRGEGVKALAHGNPDLAQRALNRERQANKIFVLLLRLIFTAYQNPNLARAVGLEEGFPLIGYRSVAKNLELTADNAEDIAEIVMEADGHTLDVDSATMRQIREFTDQVDELTALAVRAVVERDYDLTVECRDLFSRLEDREQEILAELPDDLDNETLLMTREVLVSLQHTAEYAMRNAEIAANLALNEASDHVEII, from the coding sequence ATGGAAACGCGGAAGGTCCAGCGGTTGGGGCCGTCGACGCTGGCGATGACCCTCCCGGCCGAGTGGGCACAGGAACACGGCGTGAACAAAGGCGACGAGGTGTCGCTGCGGATGGGCGGCAAGGGGACGCTCACGGTGCTCCCCGAGTCGGTGAGCACCGAGGAGTCGGAGGCGGTGATCAACGCGGACGGGCTCGACGCGCGCTCGCTCGAACGCGCGATCGTCGCGCAGTACGTGCTGGGGCGGCGCGTGATCCACGTCCGCAGCGAGGGGACGCTCGACAGCGAGCACATCAACGCGGTGTACAAAGCCGAGACCCAGCTGATGGGGCTCGGCGTCATCGAAGAGACCCCGGAGGACATCTCGATTCGCTGTTCGGTCGACCCGGAGGACTTCACCCTCGACAACCTGCTCGAACGGCTGGAGAACACGGGCTCGACGATGCGCGGCGAGGGCGTGAAGGCGCTCGCGCACGGCAACCCCGACCTCGCGCAGCGCGCGCTCAACCGCGAGCGGCAGGCGAACAAGATCTTCGTCCTCCTGCTCCGGCTCATCTTCACGGCGTATCAGAACCCGAACCTCGCTCGCGCAGTGGGTCTCGAGGAGGGGTTCCCCCTGATCGGCTACCGCTCCGTCGCGAAGAACCTCGAACTCACCGCGGACAACGCGGAGGACATCGCCGAGATCGTGATGGAGGCCGACGGACACACCCTCGACGTCGACAGCGCGACGATGCGGCAGATCCGCGAGTTCACCGACCAGGTGGACGAGCTGACCGCGCTCGCGGTGCGGGCCGTCGTCGAGCGCGACTACGACCTCACCGTCGAGTGCCGCGACCTGTTCTCCCGCTTGGAGGACCGCGAACAGGAGATCCTCGCCGAGCTGCCGGACGACCTGGACAACGAGACGCTGCTGATGACCCGCGAGGTGCTGGTCAGCCTCCAGCACACCGCGGAGTACGCCATGCGGAACGCGGAGATCGCGGCGAACCTCGCGCTCAACGAGGCGTCCGACCACGTCGAGATAATCTGA
- a CDS encoding ABC transporter ATP-binding protein codes for MTEPLLSVRDLKKHYPIRKGIFNRKVGAARAVDGISFDIAEGETLGLVGESGCGKSTAASSVIHLEEPTSGEVIFNGNGREGATRNPDGTHPNDVTKFDDDEMMEFRRGAQMIFQDPSSSFDPRVSVGNAVGELLKVHGMSDRHRRRAIVEDLLERVGLSASDFDRYPHEFSGGQKQRIALARALVLNPDLIIADEPVSALDVSIQAEILSLINDLQDEFGLSLLFISHDMSVIRQICDRVAVMYLGEIVEVGPVEEIFTNPQHPYTEALLSSIPTPDPRASVGGIELKGTVPSPTNPPSGCRFHTRCHKVIQPDGVDIDQEDWRGLLNFRDKVNTGEIDVEGVRENVAASGTEPTDAEIQTEIRREFDIGETVDDPELERTLSEALDLLIDGDEERAGSILSDAITTPCAETVPERTAHTADHESACLLHEERTPAEPNPADD; via the coding sequence ATGACTGAGCCGTTGCTTTCGGTCCGCGACCTGAAGAAGCACTACCCGATCCGGAAGGGGATCTTCAACCGGAAGGTCGGCGCCGCGCGCGCCGTCGACGGGATCAGCTTCGACATCGCGGAGGGCGAGACGCTGGGACTCGTCGGCGAGTCCGGCTGCGGGAAGTCCACCGCGGCGAGCTCCGTCATCCACCTCGAGGAGCCGACCTCGGGCGAGGTCATTTTCAACGGGAACGGTCGCGAGGGCGCGACGCGCAATCCCGACGGGACCCACCCCAACGACGTGACGAAGTTCGACGACGACGAGATGATGGAGTTCCGACGGGGCGCCCAGATGATCTTCCAGGACCCGTCTTCGAGCTTCGACCCGCGGGTGTCGGTGGGGAACGCGGTCGGCGAACTCCTCAAGGTTCACGGCATGAGCGACCGCCACCGACGCCGAGCGATCGTCGAGGACCTGCTCGAACGCGTCGGGCTCTCGGCGAGCGACTTCGACCGGTATCCGCACGAGTTCTCCGGCGGGCAGAAACAGCGGATCGCGCTCGCGCGGGCGCTCGTGCTGAACCCGGACCTCATCATCGCCGACGAGCCGGTGAGCGCCCTCGACGTCTCCATCCAGGCGGAGATCCTCTCGCTGATCAACGACCTCCAAGACGAGTTCGGGCTGTCGCTGCTGTTCATCAGTCACGACATGTCCGTCATCCGCCAGATCTGCGACCGCGTGGCCGTGATGTACCTCGGCGAGATCGTCGAGGTCGGGCCGGTCGAGGAGATATTCACCAACCCGCAACACCCGTACACGGAGGCGCTGCTGTCGTCGATTCCGACGCCGGACCCGCGCGCGAGCGTCGGCGGCATCGAACTGAAGGGGACCGTCCCCAGCCCGACGAACCCGCCGAGCGGCTGCCGGTTCCACACGCGGTGTCACAAGGTGATCCAGCCGGACGGCGTCGACATCGACCAGGAAGACTGGCGCGGCCTGTTGAACTTCCGCGATAAGGTCAACACCGGCGAGATCGACGTCGAAGGGGTTCGCGAGAACGTCGCCGCCAGCGGGACCGAGCCGACGGACGCCGAGATACAGACGGAGATCCGGCGGGAGTTCGACATCGGCGAGACGGTCGACGACCCCGAACTCGAACGGACGCTCTCGGAGGCGCTCGACCTGCTCATCGATGGCGACGAGGAGCGGGCGGGAAGCATTCTGTCGGACGCGATCACGACACCGTGCGCCGAGACCGTGCCCGAACGCACGGCCCACACGGCCGACCACGAGTCCGCCTGCCTCCTCCACGAGGAGCGGACGCCCGCGGAGCCGAACCCAGCGGACGACTGA
- a CDS encoding ABC transporter substrate-binding protein: MPHRNIENRDGSRHIDRRQWLSALGLAGAVTLAGCSGNGGDGSDGGDGSDGSDGGDGMDGGDGESLEVPDFPRFGVDDLYGSEVARTLAERAFEQSEYDYSFDGDTMVNPDGDQVEINIYHSAGAETSQLTANFIAQELGENLGINVVVEAIDGTRFNNEYWTAEPQGGTDTVNGEEVTWENPTPTNPGPQSVTSNEPWDMSVVFGLNTYPLNPLTNSAFFDGATAFYNPVGYYPQFDAQELFDQAQQASSVEELQQAFVEIFENIAYEQPYITLLFGDDLVGYNPDLEGPIENFSNGWNLPAWYEGEPEVSGSYDTVSASRFTTLNPLFNTENGAGIAIGRALDQGYTFDENQEVFPLLYDMSTEDGEVWTFDVRENLQFSEPYGQVTAEDFVYLVQELHQADWAPTAASSSWDGVTVEQTGEFQFEATLESPNILWPKTYDPLLYPIPKDLLQPYVEEEDVQGLEQDEELLELQFAGNLGAFELTSWNRGSGTEYTRNDEYYLRDIDEGPDLFSEGPYFESASISVVREQASRLGALETGEADSAAIPPEQYESYQENESVDVLQVPTPYNTILSVNQRANGWNAGPGNLFQLVPFRQALAAAISKQDLIQGVYRGLASTHFTWQPRWSQFYPSTDE; encoded by the coding sequence ATGCCACATCGAAACATTGAAAATCGTGATGGTTCCCGGCATATCGACCGGCGGCAATGGCTCTCCGCGCTCGGTCTCGCCGGCGCAGTAACGCTCGCTGGCTGTTCCGGAAACGGCGGCGACGGTTCGGACGGCGGCGACGGCTCCGACGGCTCCGACGGCGGCGACGGCATGGACGGCGGCGACGGCGAGAGCCTCGAGGTCCCCGACTTCCCCCGGTTCGGTGTCGACGACCTCTACGGGTCGGAAGTCGCCCGAACGCTTGCGGAGCGCGCCTTCGAGCAGTCCGAGTACGACTACAGCTTCGACGGGGACACGATGGTCAACCCCGACGGAGACCAGGTCGAAATCAACATATACCACAGCGCGGGGGCGGAGACCTCGCAGCTGACGGCGAACTTCATCGCCCAGGAACTCGGCGAGAACCTCGGAATTAACGTCGTCGTCGAGGCCATCGACGGCACGCGGTTCAACAACGAGTACTGGACCGCCGAGCCCCAGGGCGGGACCGACACGGTCAACGGCGAGGAGGTCACGTGGGAGAACCCGACGCCGACGAACCCCGGCCCGCAGTCCGTCACGAGCAACGAGCCGTGGGACATGTCCGTCGTCTTCGGGCTGAACACCTACCCGCTCAACCCGCTCACGAACTCGGCGTTCTTCGACGGTGCCACCGCGTTCTACAACCCGGTCGGCTACTACCCGCAGTTCGACGCGCAGGAGCTGTTCGACCAGGCGCAGCAGGCGTCGAGCGTGGAAGAGCTCCAGCAGGCGTTCGTCGAGATCTTCGAGAACATCGCCTACGAGCAGCCGTACATCACCCTGCTGTTCGGCGACGACCTCGTCGGCTACAACCCCGACCTCGAAGGGCCGATCGAGAACTTCTCGAACGGCTGGAACCTGCCCGCGTGGTACGAGGGCGAGCCGGAGGTCAGCGGTTCCTACGACACGGTCAGCGCGTCGCGGTTCACCACCCTGAACCCGCTGTTCAACACCGAGAACGGCGCCGGCATCGCGATCGGCCGCGCGCTCGATCAGGGGTACACCTTCGACGAGAACCAAGAGGTCTTCCCGCTGCTGTACGACATGTCCACCGAGGACGGCGAGGTGTGGACGTTCGACGTGCGGGAGAATCTCCAGTTCAGCGAGCCGTACGGACAGGTCACCGCCGAGGACTTCGTCTACCTCGTCCAAGAGCTCCACCAGGCCGACTGGGCGCCCACCGCGGCGTCGAGCAGCTGGGACGGCGTCACCGTCGAGCAGACGGGCGAGTTCCAGTTCGAGGCGACGCTCGAGTCCCCGAACATCCTGTGGCCCAAGACGTACGACCCGCTCCTGTACCCGATCCCGAAGGACCTCCTCCAGCCGTACGTCGAGGAGGAGGACGTCCAGGGTCTCGAGCAGGACGAGGAGCTGCTCGAACTCCAGTTCGCCGGGAACCTCGGCGCCTTCGAGCTCACGTCGTGGAACCGCGGCTCCGGAACGGAGTACACCCGTAACGACGAGTACTACCTCCGCGACATCGACGAGGGCCCCGACCTGTTCTCGGAGGGACCGTACTTCGAGTCCGCCTCGATCAGCGTCGTTCGAGAGCAGGCGTCCCGTCTCGGTGCGCTCGAGACCGGCGAGGCCGACTCGGCGGCGATCCCGCCGGAGCAGTACGAGTCGTACCAAGAGAACGAGAGCGTCGACGTCCTCCAGGTCCCGACGCCGTACAACACGATCCTCTCCGTGAACCAGCGCGCGAACGGCTGGAACGCCGGTCCGGGCAACCTCTTCCAGCTGGTCCCGTTCCGTCAGGCGTTGGCGGCGGCGATCAGCAAGCAGGACCTCATCCAGGGCGTCTACCGCGGGCTCGCCTCGACGCACTTCACGTGGCAGCCGCGCTGGTCCCAGTTCTACCCGTCGACGGACGAGTAA
- a CDS encoding ABC transporter permease, with product MGFGRYVSARVLWAAVVSLIIVTVTFLLLSAAPNPAVRRAATQAALQGGDPAEAAERVRELRGLNEPLHVRYFDYIRSVYTLDWGWSVSTSMPVTEAVTNALYYTAQYSIPWTILTVILGPLVGVYSAANMYSWKDHAATGFAFFGYAIPNFFFGIILLLIFGVWLEWIPIIYKTEVPVFSVQNAIQLALPVFVLVTGSIGAVMRVSRNESAEFQNADFMKTAKAKGVSPFRAYAYHVMRPTLVPLSTTLVGQLLALFLGASLLVEVVFGIPGLGRLTYNALIQQDTNLVLGTTLFFTFVAVIGNLIEDLVFTVLDPRISYDDR from the coding sequence ATGGGATTTGGAAGATACGTTAGCGCTCGGGTCCTCTGGGCGGCAGTGGTATCGCTCATTATCGTCACGGTCACGTTCCTGCTGCTCTCGGCCGCCCCGAACCCGGCCGTCCGGCGGGCAGCGACGCAGGCGGCGCTCCAAGGCGGCGACCCGGCCGAGGCCGCCGAGCGGGTCCGCGAGCTGCGCGGACTCAACGAGCCGCTTCACGTCCGGTACTTCGATTACATCCGGAGCGTCTACACGCTCGACTGGGGCTGGTCGGTGAGCACCAGTATGCCCGTGACCGAGGCGGTCACGAACGCGCTGTACTACACCGCGCAGTACTCGATCCCCTGGACGATCCTCACGGTCATCTTGGGGCCGCTCGTCGGCGTCTACTCCGCCGCGAACATGTACAGCTGGAAGGACCACGCGGCGACCGGGTTCGCCTTCTTCGGCTACGCCATCCCGAACTTCTTCTTCGGGATCATCCTGCTACTGATCTTCGGGGTGTGGCTGGAGTGGATACCGATCATCTACAAGACTGAGGTTCCGGTGTTCAGCGTCCAGAACGCGATACAGTTGGCGTTGCCGGTGTTCGTGTTGGTCACCGGATCGATCGGCGCCGTCATGCGCGTCTCCCGGAACGAGTCCGCGGAGTTCCAGAACGCCGACTTCATGAAGACGGCGAAGGCGAAGGGAGTCTCACCGTTCCGTGCGTACGCCTACCACGTCATGCGGCCGACGCTGGTCCCGCTCTCGACGACGCTCGTCGGACAGCTCCTCGCGCTGTTCCTCGGCGCGTCGCTGCTCGTCGAGGTCGTGTTCGGTATCCCCGGGCTCGGACGGTTGACGTACAACGCGCTGATCCAGCAGGACACGAACCTCGTGTTGGGGACGACGCTGTTCTTCACGTTCGTCGCCGTCATCGGGAACCTCATCGAAGACCTCGTGTTCACCGTGCTCGACCCGCGGATCAGCTACGATGACAGGTAA
- a CDS encoding ABC transporter ATP-binding protein has protein sequence MSGNQRLLEVEDLTTTFSTDNGTLTAVDGIDFNVDTGETVCIVGESGSGKTVATESITGIINTPPGEIEGTVRYKGRDLLSLPESELREIRGNEIAHIFQNPQEAMNHCYTVGWQITEALQIHQDVSDEEARAKAVDLMDRVGIANASSRFDDYPHEFSGGQKQRVMIAMALVGDPDLLIADEPTTALDVTVQAQILKLLNDLQEEFEMGILFVTHDLGVVAEIADRIVVMYAGKVMERGGVLDIFDHPAHPYTQQLLECLPEFGGSGGGIPGTLPDPHNPPDGCRFAPRCEYAEEACRTGDQPEEIEVAPDQHVSCVHYGPGGNPSIVRSEGLGPGDEPGAADGDSEVGPADD, from the coding sequence ATGTCCGGAAACCAACGACTACTCGAGGTCGAAGACCTCACGACGACGTTCAGTACCGACAACGGAACGCTCACCGCGGTCGACGGGATCGACTTCAATGTCGACACCGGCGAGACCGTCTGTATCGTCGGCGAGTCGGGCTCCGGGAAGACGGTCGCGACGGAGTCGATCACCGGGATCATCAACACGCCGCCGGGTGAGATCGAGGGGACGGTCCGGTACAAGGGGCGCGACCTGCTGTCGCTCCCCGAGTCGGAGCTCCGGGAGATCCGCGGCAACGAGATCGCGCACATCTTCCAGAACCCGCAGGAGGCGATGAACCACTGCTACACCGTCGGGTGGCAGATCACCGAGGCGCTCCAGATTCACCAGGACGTCTCCGACGAGGAGGCCCGCGCGAAGGCGGTCGACCTCATGGACCGCGTCGGGATCGCGAACGCGAGTTCGCGGTTCGACGACTACCCGCACGAGTTCTCCGGCGGCCAGAAGCAGCGCGTGATGATCGCGATGGCGCTCGTCGGCGACCCCGACCTGCTCATCGCCGACGAGCCCACGACGGCGCTCGACGTGACGGTTCAAGCGCAGATCCTGAAGCTCCTCAACGACCTCCAAGAGGAGTTCGAGATGGGAATCCTGTTCGTCACGCACGACCTCGGCGTCGTCGCGGAGATCGCCGACCGGATCGTCGTGATGTACGCCGGCAAGGTGATGGAGCGAGGCGGCGTCCTCGACATCTTCGACCACCCCGCGCACCCGTACACCCAACAGCTGTTGGAGTGTCTCCCGGAGTTCGGCGGGAGCGGGGGCGGGATACCGGGAACGCTTCCGGACCCGCACAACCCGCCGGACGGCTGCCGGTTCGCGCCTCGTTGCGAGTACGCAGAAGAGGCGTGTCGCACCGGCGATCAGCCGGAGGAGATCGAGGTCGCACCCGACCAACACGTCTCCTGCGTCCACTACGGGCCGGGCGGCAACCCCTCGATCGTCAGAAGCGAGGGGCTCGGGCCCGGCGACGAGCCCGGCGCGGCCGACGGCGACAGCGAGGTGGGTCCCGCCGATGACTGA
- a CDS encoding ABC transporter permease gives MATEKSERFDQVDWNELSRSGRFDLSVNSLGMLLTTIPLALLGVYDWRFLGQRTPTFEFIGLDRTLETIDFFFIFTLFLAFWYLVLPLYQNPRMTRYYWKEFKRNRPAIVSLGWLGIVFVGGLVGPLILNAPQQDLLIAYQPPVFTSVVDTTPATCVGETMNGRCFGTWQHPLGTTGGGKDVFTMIVYGMTISMQIGFITTTIVATIGISFGTLSAYAGGWVDEIMMRFVDIILSFPTFLMFLLILYIYGAGLGMFIVVFSLFAWGGTARYIRSKSLSISEEEFIKASRISGASTYQVIRGHVVPNAASSIITNLTLLIPGFLLAEAQLAFLGVGDSTVPSWGQLIAAGRSDLSFAPWIVLAPGIVLFLTILAFNFLGDALLDALNPEAEAENA, from the coding sequence ATGGCAACTGAGAAATCCGAACGATTCGATCAAGTCGACTGGAACGAGCTCTCGCGGTCGGGGCGGTTCGACCTGTCCGTCAACTCGCTCGGGATGCTGCTGACGACGATCCCGCTCGCGCTGCTCGGCGTGTACGACTGGCGGTTCCTCGGTCAGCGGACCCCGACGTTCGAGTTTATCGGTCTCGACAGGACCCTTGAGACGATCGACTTCTTCTTCATCTTCACGCTGTTCCTGGCGTTCTGGTACCTCGTCTTACCGCTGTACCAGAACCCGCGGATGACGCGGTACTACTGGAAGGAGTTCAAGCGCAACCGGCCGGCGATCGTGAGCCTCGGCTGGCTCGGGATCGTGTTCGTCGGCGGGCTCGTCGGGCCGCTGATCCTGAACGCGCCACAACAGGACCTGCTCATCGCCTACCAGCCGCCGGTGTTCACGTCCGTCGTGGACACGACGCCGGCGACCTGCGTCGGAGAGACGATGAACGGCCGGTGTTTCGGCACCTGGCAACACCCGCTCGGAACCACGGGGGGCGGAAAAGACGTGTTCACGATGATCGTCTACGGGATGACGATCAGCATGCAGATCGGGTTCATCACGACGACCATCGTCGCCACCATCGGCATCTCGTTCGGCACGCTGAGCGCGTACGCCGGCGGGTGGGTGGACGAGATCATGATGCGGTTCGTCGACATCATCCTCTCGTTCCCGACGTTCCTGATGTTCCTGCTCATCCTGTACATCTACGGCGCGGGACTGGGCATGTTCATCGTGGTGTTCTCGCTGTTCGCCTGGGGCGGCACCGCCCGGTACATCCGGAGCAAGTCGCTGTCCATCTCCGAAGAGGAGTTCATCAAGGCGAGCCGCATCAGCGGCGCGAGCACGTATCAGGTGATCCGGGGACACGTCGTGCCCAACGCGGCGAGCAGCATCATCACCAATCTCACGCTGCTCATCCCCGGTTTCCTGCTCGCGGAGGCGCAGCTCGCGTTCCTCGGGGTCGGTGACTCGACGGTTCCCTCCTGGGGACAGCTCATCGCCGCCGGCCGGAGCGACCTCTCGTTCGCACCGTGGATCGTGTTAGCGCCCGGTATCGTGCTGTTCCTAACTATCCTCGCGTTCAACTTCCTCGGTGACGCGCTGTTGGACGCGTTGAACCCCGAAGCTGAGGCGGAGAACGCATAA
- a CDS encoding cupin domain-containing protein: MGYDTTAYDDVEPRAPGMYFLRDALDCEHLGVTVVEADDGWEGMEHDHADGDHEEVYVLLGGEATLTVDGDALDLDPGDAVRVDPGSTRDLTFSADGSKMVIAGAP, from the coding sequence ATGGGCTACGACACGACGGCCTACGACGACGTCGAACCGCGCGCGCCCGGCATGTACTTCCTCCGTGACGCGCTCGACTGCGAGCACCTCGGCGTGACCGTCGTCGAGGCCGACGACGGCTGGGAGGGGATGGAACACGATCACGCCGACGGCGACCACGAGGAGGTGTACGTGCTGCTCGGCGGCGAGGCGACGCTCACCGTCGACGGGGATGCCCTCGACCTCGATCCCGGTGACGCGGTCCGCGTCGACCCCGGATCCACCCGCGACCTCACCTTCTCGGCCGACGGCTCGAAGATGGTCATCGCCGGCGCACCCTGA
- the dnaJ gene encoding molecular chaperone DnaJ, with the protein MSEDFYDVLGVSRDASEEEIQKAYRKQAAKHHPDVSDDENAEERFKKIQKAKEVLTDEQKRQQYDQMGHDRFTEADKRGATGGGGGPGGPGGPGGPFGGAGGAGGAGGFEDIFNQFFGGGGGRGRGGGGGGNRPRQGRDLKTGLTIDLEAAFEGATKEVTLTRPTTCATCDGAGHPPDADVETCPQCNGRGQVQQVQQTPLGRVQQTSTCPRCEGEGELYSEDCADCGGDGVVREEATLSVEIPAGIRSGQSLRMEREGAPGENGGPKGDLLIEVDVDTGDRFERDGDDLRVNEAVSFPQAVFGDTVEVETVDGSVEMDVPAGTQSGETFRLQGKGMPRLRRRGRGDLYVQVGVVVPESLNEEQREALEAFAEAGGEDIDVGGGFFEKLKSSF; encoded by the coding sequence ATGAGCGAAGATTTCTACGACGTCCTCGGCGTGTCGCGGGACGCCAGCGAGGAGGAGATACAGAAGGCGTACCGCAAGCAGGCCGCGAAACACCACCCCGACGTCAGCGACGACGAGAACGCCGAGGAGCGGTTCAAGAAGATCCAGAAGGCCAAGGAGGTTCTCACCGACGAGCAGAAGCGCCAGCAGTACGACCAGATGGGCCACGACCGGTTCACCGAGGCCGACAAGCGCGGTGCGACCGGCGGTGGCGGCGGCCCCGGCGGCCCCGGCGGCCCCGGCGGCCCCTTCGGGGGCGCGGGCGGCGCGGGCGGCGCGGGAGGGTTCGAGGACATCTTCAACCAGTTCTTCGGCGGCGGTGGCGGTCGCGGCCGCGGCGGCGGTGGCGGCGGCAACCGCCCGCGACAGGGGCGCGACCTCAAGACGGGGCTGACGATCGATCTCGAAGCGGCGTTCGAGGGCGCGACCAAGGAGGTCACGCTCACGCGGCCGACCACCTGCGCCACCTGCGACGGCGCGGGGCATCCCCCGGACGCGGACGTGGAGACGTGCCCGCAGTGTAACGGTCGCGGACAGGTCCAGCAGGTCCAGCAGACGCCGCTCGGGCGCGTCCAGCAGACGTCGACGTGCCCTCGCTGCGAGGGCGAGGGAGAGCTGTACAGCGAGGACTGCGCCGACTGCGGCGGCGACGGCGTCGTCCGCGAGGAGGCGACGCTCTCCGTCGAGATCCCGGCCGGCATCCGTTCGGGGCAGAGCCTCCGGATGGAGCGCGAGGGCGCGCCCGGCGAGAACGGCGGCCCGAAGGGCGACCTGCTCATCGAGGTCGACGTCGACACCGGCGACCGGTTCGAGCGCGACGGCGACGACCTCCGCGTCAACGAGGCGGTCTCCTTCCCGCAGGCGGTCTTCGGCGACACCGTCGAGGTGGAGACGGTCGACGGCAGCGTCGAGATGGACGTCCCCGCCGGCACCCAGAGCGGCGAGACGTTCCGGCTTCAGGGGAAGGGGATGCCGCGGCTCCGTCGCCGCGGCCGCGGCGACCTCTACGTCCAGGTCGGGGTCGTCGTTCCCGAGTCGCTCAACGAGGAACAGCGCGAGGCGCTGGAGGCGTTCGCCGAGGCCGGCGGCGAGGACATCGACGTCGGCGGCGGCTTCTTCGAGAAGCTGAAGAGCTCCTTCTGA